A window of Methanocella sp. genomic DNA:
CCGGCCCATGGTCCCTTCGGCCTGGTACCCGACGAAGATGAGCGTGTTTCGCCTGTCGGCGCCGTACTGCTTGAAGTACTCCATGACCGGGCCGCCGTTCATCATGCCCGACGTCGCCAGGACGATGCACGGCGCAGGGTCGGCGAGGATGGACTGCCGCTTCTGGGGCGAGTCCACCTGGACGAAAGACGAGGACAGGAACGGGTTCTGGCCCTTATGGAAGATCATGTCCTGCAGCTCGACGTTCAAGTATTCGGGATACGTGGTATGGATGGCCGTCGCCTCCCAGATCATGCCGTCGAGGTACACGGGCACGTTGTCGATGATGCCCTTGCGGATAGACTCTTCCAGCACGATCATGACTTCCTGCGAACGCCCGACGGCGAAGGTCGGTATCAGCACCTTTCCGCCACGCTGGAGCGTCCTGCGGATGGCGTTCTGCAGGTCGATCTCCGCTTCCCGGCGGGAGGGCTGCATGTCGTGCATGCCGCCATAGGTGGCCTCCATGACCAGCGTCTCGATCCTCGGGAACTGGTTGACGGCCGGGTCGAACAGGCGGGTCTTCTCGTACTTGAAGTCCCCCGAGAAGGCCACGTTGTACAGGCCTTCGCCGACGTGGAAGTGCGCGCAGGCGCTCCCCAGGATGTGGCCGGAATTGTAGAACGTCAGCCTGACGTCCGGGGCGATGTCCGTCACGTCGCCATAGTTCAGCGTGATAGTGTGCTTCAGCGTCTCCCGGATCAGGGCGGACTCGTAGGGCGGCCTCTTGCCTTCACGGTTGGCCACCTCGATGTAATCGAGCTGCAGCAGCGCCATAAGGTCCCGGGTGGGGGGTGTCATATAGACGGGACCTTCGTAACCGTACTTAAAGAGCAGTGGTATCATGCCGCAGTGGTCCAGGTGCGCGTGCGTGAGGACGACCGCGTCCAGGCTGCTAAGCGGGCTGACCTCCGGCACGTACAGGTACGGCGTGCCGTTCGACTCCGAGCCCGTTGTAACGCCGCAATCGATCAATATGCGAGTTTCAGGCGTGCTCAGCAAAAACGAGCTCCTACCGACTTCCTTGCAGCCGCCCAGGGAAGTGATGCGTATCCACTGCTCCTTGTTCATGATGGGGCGGTGGATCTTCTTCCCAATGACCTTTAAAATAGCCTTTCTCTCATCCTTTACTCCACGCAGGTAGCGCCGTATGTCGCGGACAGTGGTCGACTCGATGGGCGGGGTGCGCACGACCTTCGGCGTCCAGCCGATGTGCTTCGTGATCTCGCGCAGCGTGGAGCCGTGCCGGCCTATGACCAGGCCCGGCTTCTCCGCCTCGATAATGACCTCTCCGGTCTCCGTGTCAAAGTAGTGGTTGGTGACGCCCGATTCGGCGGGCACGATCTCGGCGATCTTCTTTATCGCCAGCTCGGGCTCGGCGAGCATCTTGGGGTCCGGGCGGACGACGATGCGCATGCGCAGGTCCTTCGCCAATGACCGGATGATATCGCCATTATCGGCGAACGCCTTGGGGTCCACCGTATAGATGACAAGCTCCGGCCCCTCGAACTCGACGTCCGATATCGTGATGCCTTTGGGCAGCTTATCCTGAATTTTTTTCTTCAGGTCTGATAAAACATCTTCGATTCCCATCGTTTTTCTCCTCTGGAGAAAAAATTAAAAAGTGGTCCGCTTATGAGTTGCAGACCTGCTTGCTCACTTCACGCTCGAATATCTCGACTTTCCCGGGGGTTATAACGCAGAACTGCATGCCGTTGCCCGACGCGGAGTCCCTCTTCATCGCGGACTCCAGGGCCTTGGCGGCCAGCTCTACGCCCTGCTCCACGCTCATGTCCGGCTTATAGCGGTCCTCCAGGACGCCGTATGCCAGCGGGGAGCCCGAGCCGGTCGAGGAGAACTTGACCTCCGTGATCATCCCGCCTGCCGGGTCAAGCGAATACAGCTTCGGCCCCGCCCCTTCTACTCCGCCTACGAGGACCTGGATATAGAATATCCTGTTCTCCCAGAGCAGGTTGGATAGAAGCATGGAAAGCGCATTTATCGACATGGGCCCGTGGCGCCGCAGCGCGAAAAGCTTGGCCTCCGCCTGGAGCATCCTCGCGAGCTTCTGGCCGTCGCCCACAGAACCCGCGATGGTCATCGCGATGTTATCCGTCAGCGGGTATATCTTCTGGGCATCGCGGCTCGCGATGAGGTTGCCCATCGTAGCCCTTCTCTCGGTGGCCAGGACGAGCCCGTTATTGCAAATTATACCGATTGTGGTAGTGCCTTTATACTGTTTATCGTCCATCTAAATACCTCTTTAAGAATAGCACTAAAATCAGCTAAGAGTAGACATGTACTTTTATTCTCATTTTGTATATAATGTTTTCCCCGTTTCTGCTCTATTGAATTTGCCGTTTAAGTCTCAGAGTGCCCTCCGTCTCTTATAAAACTTAAAACACAGAGTACCCCTTTCTGGAAAGTTGATATACGTTCAGGGATAAGCTCTTATTGTCCGGAGTTTTGGTCATGAACTGGGGAAGGTCCGCCGCTGTCATATTTCTTCTCATGGTCGTGCTGCTGGCTTTCTTGTACGCGTTCTCCATGATCAGGACAACGATACAGGTACCGCCGGGCACCGCCGAGATAAGGCAGTATAACGGCCAGCCCCTCTCGTCCATAGGCGATTTCCGCGAGAACTCCATCAAGGGCCCGCAATATATAAACATCAGCACGTACACGCTCACCGTGGACGGCCTCGTAAATAACACGAGGAACTACAGCTATGCGGACGTTCTGGCCTATCCCCACGAATCCCGGGTCGCCACACTGCACTGCGTCGAGGGCTGGAGTGTCACGATCCTCTGGGAAGGCGTGCCCTTACGGGATATCCTGGCCGACGCGGGCCCCGAGCCCGGGGCGAAGACTGTCATCCTCTACGCGGCGGACGGGTACTCGACCGCGGTGCCCCTGGACTATATCGAGAATAGCGACATCATGCTGGCCTATAAGATGAACAACGTCACGCTTCCGCCTGAGCGGGGCTACCCGTTCCAGCTCGTGGCAGAAGGCAAGTGGGGCTATAAGTGGATCAAGTGGGTCACTCGCATCGAGCTTTCCGATAAAGATTACGAGGGCTACTGGGAGCAGCGGGGTTATTCGAACAGCGGCGACCTGAACGCCAGCTACGTCGGATAGAGGGCATAAATGGACGACGAGGCCATTCTAAAGCTCATAAAAAAATCCATCGCCTTGTTACTGCTGGCCGTAGCGCTGGCCTTTGTCCTCACGGGCTTCGGCATCACGAACTCCGATATCGTCGGGCCGCTCACGATGGGCGCCCTGACGAAGGCATGGTCCATCCGCATCCACGAGGTGCTCTGGGCGCCGTTCCTGGCGCTCCTGCTGGCGCACGTGCTGATGCGGCATATCCGGCAGCTTTAGCCTCCTTATTCGAATATACGACAGATATATATTGAACAAGTGTAAAGGTGGTAACATATGAAGGTAGAGCACGTCGATGGAAAGAAGAACGGCACTGTAATGCTTTATGCGCTGAGCACCTGCGTCTGGTGCAAGATGACGAAGCAGCTGCTTACCGACCTCGGGGTCGCCTACGATTACACTTTCGTGGACCTGCTCAATGGCGCGGAGCGGGATGAGGCGATCGCTGAGGTGAAAAAGGTGAACCCTCCCTGCTCGTTCCCCACGCTGGTCGTTAACGGGCAGTGCATCGTCGGATATCAGGAAGAGAAGATCCGCGAGGCTTTCAAGAATGGCTGATATCCAGGCGATCTATGAGAAGCTAAAGAAAGAGACAGAGCGACGGGGATACCGCCTCAACCCCGACGAGGCATTCGTCAGCAGCCTCATCGAGGGCCTTGCCACAAACGCCGCCCGTTACGGCTACGAGTCCTGCCCGTGCCGCCTCGCCTCCGGCAAAAAAGAGGATGACCTGGACATCATCTGCCCGTGCGATTACCGGGACGCGGATATCGATAAATATGGGGCGTGCTATTGCGGCCTCTACGTGTCTGAAAAGGTCTTCAGGGGAGAGCAGCCCCTGGGCTCCATACCAGAGAGCCGGCCTCCGCGGGAGCAGCGTGTCGTGGCGGACGGCGGCACAAAGGCCTTCATACCTTCGGGCGAGCATGCGTACCCCGTATGGCGCTGCAAGGTATGCGGCTACCTCTGCGCGAGGGATTCTCCCCCGGATAAATGCCCCATCTGCGGCGTCGGCAAGGAGCGCTTTGAGCGGTTCATGTGATCAGAAATCCCATTCTTTTTTATGATTATTTATCATATAAAAATTTATGAACGTTCTCGGATTTTGGATGCTTTATTGTCCTGGCTTTCGCTTATTCGCATTATCCATAAAAAGCCGAGGTCTTCAGCTCGACCGTGTCCACATTATCGCCCGTGATGACGCAGTATATCTGGGTCCGCTCGCCCGCGTAGACGGTCAGTGTAGTCTCTATCGTTCCCGAATGACCCTCGCCGTAATCCCCTAAAGAAATCACCCGGTCAGGCACCCAGATCTTGTCTGCTCCCCTGTCCAGCGCAAGGGCATAAACGTGCGCCGACAGGTTCGAGGCCGTGCCCGGGCCGCCATTCGTGATATTGCAGATAACCTGATAGTTCGAGTCGTGGCCCGATGTGCCGGCGGGCTTTACCTCCAGCCTTCCCTCGACAGTGGGGCTCTTTGACATGGGAAGGATGACCGGCGTCTGGCTTTCCAGGTCGCCCGGGATATCGCCGATGTTCCAGCTCGGGCTCGTGGTCTCGACATAATAGTACCGAGAGCCGCCATACTCGTAGCATTTGCCCTCCATTTCTCCCCCGCCCTTAATGCCCAGCGCCATGTGGTTCGTAAATTTGAGGAGGACGACGTCGTAGCCCATCTCGTGGAGCATGGCCGCCGCGAGGATGGACTTGTCCTTGCAGTCGCCCTTCTCATCGACCAGCGTTTCGAGGGGATACCGCGTATAGTCGCTCCCCGTGTCTTCCTCGTACTTGAGCGATTGCACGAACGTGAGCACGTTCATCACGTCATCGAGCCCCGTATACCCGTTGGCGTGGCCGTTCGTTTTAATCTGCCCCGTGATCTCGTCCAGGAATGGCCGGTCCTCCGGCGAAAGGGCAAAATCTGCATAGTTCTGGCTCGCGCCCCTGGCCTTACTGCGGTAAAACTCGTAAATGGTCTCCGAGATATTCGCGTTGAGGCGCCACTCGACGTTCTTGAAGTCCCAGGTATAGGTCCTCTGGAGCCACTCCTCGTTCTCCGGTACGGCGCTTGATGGCGATATAGTGCTCAATCCGGGCGTCACTGGCGGGGCCGGGGTGGCCGTAGCCATCAGGGCGGGAGTCGGAGAGGGCGCTACAGTAACGGCGACGACCTTCGGAGAAGCCGTTGTGAGGCTCGCCGGGCTGACGCAGCCCGAAGCCAGGGCGGCCAGAAATATGATCACGAGCGCCTTTTGCCAGGGTACGATAAGCCACACCTCTAAAAACCATTGACGTATATTGGCCGTATATCTTTTAACAAGGTTTAATATGCCGGCGCCCATACATTACAGGCATGCGCTATAATCTTTTTGCTTTACTCCTCATGACGGCGCTCATAGTCGCTATCGCGGGCTGTACTTCCCCGGCCGCCCTGCCTCCGCAGGACGCCATGGGCGCCGCGAACGCCACGGCCGACTCGATGTTCCCCGCGCTCAACAGCGGCGAATATGTCGTCTTCTCGCAGAACTTTAGCCCCCCCATGAAGGCGGCTATGAACGAGAGCAGTTTTAATAAGATGATCGGTACCGTGGCCGGGCAATACGGAAAGTACGAGTCCCGGTCGGCTACGCCGTCGGCGTCCGTCGTGGGCGACTATAACGTCTTCGTGTACCAGTGCCAGTTCGAGAAGGCAAAGCTCAACCTGCAGCTGACCATGAATAAGACGGACGTGTACCGGGTGGAAGGGTTCTTCTACCGGTAAACACCGGAACGTAACGTTTATATTCTAGCCTATTCTCCTTTTTTATATGTCCGAAAAGAAAGTATTCACCATGGAGCAGGCAAAAAAGATCGGCGAGAAACTGGGCATAAAATGGGATAAGTACGACGTCGAGCAGTTCCGCATGGGCATGGACGTGGAGCTGGAGCACGGCAAAAGCGACCCCCATACCAATGTTACGGACGACGACCCGCTCATGACCGGCAAGATCGCGCTGGCGCACCTCAACGAGTTCCCCGACTATTACACGCGCCTCGAAGAGATGGAGAAGGAAGCGGAGGCCTACTGGGATAAGCGCTCGAAAAAATAAGCGATTTTTCAACACAGCAACTATTTTCTATCCTTTCGCACGCCCGTGCATTATCAGCGGGATTATCGAATGTGCTGGCATTTCTCTAGCCTTCGACATCGCACATATCTTATTTTTTTATTCAAGAGCCGATTTGTCGAACGACCCGGAGTGGCGTGAGCTAATAATGTACAATAAATTATCCTAAAAAGGATAAAAATATTTAAAATTTAGACTATTAATAGTAAAGTATAAGCTTAATTAGCCCTTAATGTACAATTGCAGGAGGATGTGGCAAAATAGGTTCTTCTGCATCTGGAGCGATTATATATGGATATGGAGTACTGGCTTGAAAATCTTAAAAGCGAAAACAAGGAGATAAAGCTCATTGCCATCGAGATGCTCGGACTATCCGGCGACTTGAAAGCCGTAAATAGCCTGGTCGGGCAGCTGGGCTCGGATGACGAGGAAATTAGGGCCTGCATCGTCGAGTCGCTCGGCGTTCTCAACGATT
This region includes:
- a CDS encoding glutaredoxin family protein; translated protein: MKVEHVDGKKNGTVMLYALSTCVWCKMTKQLLTDLGVAYDYTFVDLLNGAERDEAIAEVKKVNPPCSFPTLVVNGQCIVGYQEEKIREAFKNG
- a CDS encoding molybdopterin-dependent oxidoreductase, with the protein product MNWGRSAAVIFLLMVVLLAFLYAFSMIRTTIQVPPGTAEIRQYNGQPLSSIGDFRENSIKGPQYINISTYTLTVDGLVNNTRNYSYADVLAYPHESRVATLHCVEGWSVTILWEGVPLRDILADAGPEPGAKTVILYAADGYSTAVPLDYIENSDIMLAYKMNNVTLPPERGYPFQLVAEGKWGYKWIKWVTRIELSDKDYEGYWEQRGYSNSGDLNASYVG
- a CDS encoding DUF3887 domain-containing protein, producing the protein MRYNLFALLLMTALIVAIAGCTSPAALPPQDAMGAANATADSMFPALNSGEYVVFSQNFSPPMKAAMNESSFNKMIGTVAGQYGKYESRSATPSASVVGDYNVFVYQCQFEKAKLNLQLTMNKTDVYRVEGFFYR
- a CDS encoding ferredoxin-thioredoxin reductase catalytic domain-containing protein — its product is MADIQAIYEKLKKETERRGYRLNPDEAFVSSLIEGLATNAARYGYESCPCRLASGKKEDDLDIICPCDYRDADIDKYGACYCGLYVSEKVFRGEQPLGSIPESRPPREQRVVADGGTKAFIPSGEHAYPVWRCKVCGYLCARDSPPDKCPICGVGKERFERFM
- a CDS encoding DUF5661 family protein, translated to MSEKKVFTMEQAKKIGEKLGIKWDKYDVEQFRMGMDVELEHGKSDPHTNVTDDDPLMTGKIALAHLNEFPDYYTRLEEMEKEAEAYWDKRSKK
- the psmB gene encoding archaeal proteasome endopeptidase complex subunit beta; its protein translation is MDDKQYKGTTTIGIICNNGLVLATERRATMGNLIASRDAQKIYPLTDNIAMTIAGSVGDGQKLARMLQAEAKLFALRRHGPMSINALSMLLSNLLWENRIFYIQVLVGGVEGAGPKLYSLDPAGGMITEVKFSSTGSGSPLAYGVLEDRYKPDMSVEQGVELAAKALESAMKRDSASGNGMQFCVITPGKVEIFEREVSKQVCNS
- a CDS encoding beta-CASP ribonuclease aCPSF1 — protein: MGIEDVLSDLKKKIQDKLPKGITISDVEFEGPELVIYTVDPKAFADNGDIIRSLAKDLRMRIVVRPDPKMLAEPELAIKKIAEIVPAESGVTNHYFDTETGEVIIEAEKPGLVIGRHGSTLREITKHIGWTPKVVRTPPIESTTVRDIRRYLRGVKDERKAILKVIGKKIHRPIMNKEQWIRITSLGGCKEVGRSSFLLSTPETRILIDCGVTTGSESNGTPYLYVPEVSPLSSLDAVVLTHAHLDHCGMIPLLFKYGYEGPVYMTPPTRDLMALLQLDYIEVANREGKRPPYESALIRETLKHTITLNYGDVTDIAPDVRLTFYNSGHILGSACAHFHVGEGLYNVAFSGDFKYEKTRLFDPAVNQFPRIETLVMEATYGGMHDMQPSRREAEIDLQNAIRRTLQRGGKVLIPTFAVGRSQEVMIVLEESIRKGIIDNVPVYLDGMIWEATAIHTTYPEYLNVELQDMIFHKGQNPFLSSSFVQVDSPQKRQSILADPAPCIVLATSGMMNGGPVMEYFKQYGADRRNTLIFVGYQAEGTMGRRIQKGWSEIPISSEGKTEVMKVEIEVATVDGFSGHSDRRQLMEYVKRMDPRPERIITNHGDENKCLDLASSIYKKYKYETKSPMNLETIRLI
- a CDS encoding transglutaminase-like domain-containing protein translates to MIIFLAALASGCVSPASLTTASPKVVAVTVAPSPTPALMATATPAPPVTPGLSTISPSSAVPENEEWLQRTYTWDFKNVEWRLNANISETIYEFYRSKARGASQNYADFALSPEDRPFLDEITGQIKTNGHANGYTGLDDVMNVLTFVQSLKYEEDTGSDYTRYPLETLVDEKGDCKDKSILAAAMLHEMGYDVVLLKFTNHMALGIKGGGEMEGKCYEYGGSRYYYVETTSPSWNIGDIPGDLESQTPVILPMSKSPTVEGRLEVKPAGTSGHDSNYQVICNITNGGPGTASNLSAHVYALALDRGADKIWVPDRVISLGDYGEGHSGTIETTLTVYAGERTQIYCVITGDNVDTVELKTSAFYG